GATCTCGTCGCCGCGAAACAGACGCGACAAGCTGTCCCGGTAGAACGGAACGGTATCGTGCGCGTGACGCAGCAGCCGTTTCAGCAGCCATTCCTGGTAGCTTCGAAGCTGCGCCGCCGGCGCACGCTCGCTCGCCTGGAAGGTCTTCTGCAAGTGGCCGATGGCGGCGCCAAGCCGGGGATCGTTGTAGTCCATGGGCTCCGAGTGAGCTGCTCCGAGAGGCGTGTGCCGAATAGCCGCTTTGGCCAGCGCGCGGCGGTCTGTAACATATAGCGCTGGCCCGATCAGTGGATTGGCACTATCACCCGCCTCATGAATAAAAGTGATATCTTTGCCAAGCTTATCCGCGCCTGGGACCTTCTGACACCGCCGTTGCGTCCCAACAGCGAGGTCGTGGCGGCCATCGGTCGCGAGCTTGGCGGCAATCGTGGTCCCGGTCTGTTGCTCGGCGCGACCACGGAGTTCGCCGGGCTGATCGACGACATGGTCGCGATCGATATCAGCCCGACGATGCTGTCTGCGCTTTGGCTGAAGAATGCCGCTCACCGCCGAGCGGTGGTCGGCGACTGGCGGCGCATGCCTTTTGCTGCGGCGACTTTCTCGGCCTGCATTGCCGATGGCAGTCCGACCCTCATGCGCTGGTCTGAAGAACTGCAGCTCTTCCTCGAGCAGGTCGCAGCCGTCTTGCGGCCCGGTGCGCCCGCCGTTTTCCGGGTGTTCTCCGCGCCGGATCGGGCCGAAACGATGGCCACGATCAAGGACGCATCCATGAACCGCACGATCGGAAACTTTCACGCCTACAAATGGCGGATCGGCATGGCGCTGGCATCGAAGGACCGCCAATTCAACACGACGTTCGGCGCGATCTATGACGCGTTCGACGCCATGTTTCCCGATCGCGGCCGCCTGGTGCGGGATACCGGATGGAGCCGTCCGCAGATCGATGCGATCGAGCAATACAAGGGCGCCGACTCGTTGTTGAGCTTTCCGCCTCGCGCCCCCCTCGCAGAACTCGCGTCAAAGTCTTTCGAGGGCGTTCGTTTTGTCGATGCCGGAACCTACGAGCTCGCCGACTGTTGCCCGCTCCTCGTGATGCAGCGCCGTTGAACTCCGTCCCGCCGCTAGGCTCCGACCGAACTCAAACCGCTCCCACTATGCAGCCCTGGCTCATCCTGCTTTGCTACTGGTTCGGGCCATGGCCCGACTGGATGAATTTCTTCGTCGAAAGCTGCAAGTGGAATTCCGGCGTCAGGTGGCGCATCCACACCGACTGCCGCGAGCCGGAGAATAAGGCCGATAACATCAGCTACGTTCACATGAGTTTCGCGGACTACAAAGCCCTCGTCCGAGACCGTCTCGGTATCGCGTTCGATCCGTCCGATCCGGACAAGCTCAGCGACGTCAGGCCGGCTTTCGGCTTTCTTCACGAGCAGGATACGGAGGGCTTTCCGTTTTTCGGCTGGGGCGATCTCGACGTGGTCTACGGCGACATCTCGCGTTTCTACGGACCGCGGCAATTCGCCAATGTCGACGTGGTGTCCACGCATCCCGAGCGGCTTTCCGGCCACTTCACCGTGTTGCGCAACATCCCCTCGCTGCGCCGCGCCTTCGAGGAAATTCCCGACTATCGCGGGATGCTCGAATCTCCGAGCCAGCTCGGTGTCGAGGAGAACCAGTTCTACCAGGTGTTCCTGAGGTCCAGGGCGTTCCGCCGCACGTCGTTCGTCGAACGCCACAGCACGGTGCTGAGCCCGCGCGGCTGGCACGACGGCACCATGAACTATCCGCAGCGCTGGTTCTGGCGGCGCGGCCATCTGACCAACGAGCGCGACGGCAGCCGTGACTTTCTCTACCTGCATTTCATGCGCTGGAAGTCGACGCGCTGGATCAACAACCCGCCGCTGCCCGGTGAAGGCGCGTGGGTCGGGCGCAAGTTCGTCGATGCGGACTGGCGTCGCGCGGCGACCGAAGGTTTCTGCATCAGCCCTGCAGGCTTCACCGCCATCGGCGCGACGAGCGCGATCTCTTGATGCTTGCGGCACAGCGGCCGGCTGGCTCAGCCCTCCCGGAACCAAAGGAAGAGATCGACGTTGAAGCGAGCACTCACCGGGCGCGCAAATGATCCAATTGCTCAAATCGCTATTCGACTACCTTCTGGGCACGCCGAATCCGGCGATCCTGAAACGGCAAGAGATATATGCCCGACAGCAGCGCTGGCTCGACTATCTGACTCAACCCGGAAAATAAGGCGCCTGCCACGACGGCGAACGATCGTAAGCTCAGGCCTCGATCTGCCCGCCTATTCGAACACCACGCCAGTCTCGATGCCCTCCTGCCAGGTGGTTTTGCAGGCCCGGGTCACGTGTCCGTCAGCGGTCAGTTGCACGGCAAAGCGCTCCGGCAGATCGATCGGGCCATCGAAGATAATGGTCGCGCCGGTCACCGACAGGTTGGTGAGTTGGCAAGGATAGGTCTCCTCGCCGATCTTCACGAAGCCCGCGCGATTGAAGCCATGCGGAGAACGCTGACGCATGCCCGCCATTTCCCGGATTGTTGCTTTCGAGACCACCGACCCTAAGACGCACGACGGCCAGGAGAAATCCGGGGAAATACGTAAATGCGGCGGCGTCACACCACCTTCCGCAGCGCGTTCAGCCCGATGCGTAAACTCCCGTAATCCTCGGCGCTGAGTTGCCCCGGCGACCAGTTTTCGACGCACACACCGTAAGTCACCTGCCAGACGCGCTTGCTGTGCGTGCGGCTCACCTCCATCAGCGCATCGAAGCAGCGCTGGAAGCGCCGCCGCACGCGCGCGATCTGTTCGGCGTCGTCCTCATGCGACGAACCGCCCAGGCCCATCAGCATCAGGCTCGGCGACGGCACCGACAGCCGGTAGCCCATCACGGCTGCGTGCTGATGCACGATGCGGCAGAAGCCGTCGCCGGCATTGAACTGCTCCTCGGAAATGCCACCGGGATCGGCCTTGCCGCGCAGCCGCAGGATGCCGAGCGTGAAGCCGGACATCCGGTCGGTCGCGGTGCGTTTCGTGACCTCGCGCCAGCCGAGCTTCGTCATCTCCATCTTGCGGAACGTCAGCGGCACCCCCGCTTCGCGCAGCCTCCGCTCGCGCGCCGTGAGCGTTTCGGGATGAATCCCCTCCTCGCTCCGGCTCTTGCCCGACGCGTCGCGCCGCACATTGGTCTTGCGTGGCCGTCCCATCAGCGCGCCTCCCCGCAGATGTTGAACCAGTAGCCGCCAAGTGCATCGAGCGGCGGATCGATCCTGTTCTTGGCCCGGTAGTCGGCGGCGTACAGGTCGAAATCCGAGGAGCCGGACTTGAGCCAGATCGTGCCGCGACGTTTGCTGACGGCGCCGTGTGTTGGCCATTCCCTTTGCCGTTTCATTTTTCCAAACGTCCCTGTTCTTTCTTCTTGTGACTGTGATTGTGGAAGCATCGCCGGCGCATCGGCGATGCCGTTGATTTCGCTCGCATGGCCCCAGCGTTTGCCGGCACTCTGCCTGGCGTTTGCGCTGCGCTTGTCGGTCTTCTGCCGCTCGGCATCGAGGCGCGGGTTGCGCCAGCAATTGTCGTCGCCGAGCGTCCAGAAGCGATCGAGCAGCGGCGGCACGATGCGGTTGAAGGCATGGCCGTGCATCGCGGGCAGCACCGCGCGGATCAGGCGCATGTCGTTCGGCAGCGCATTGTCGGCGCGCTGCCATGCCGTCATCAGCAGCAGGAGATAGCAGCCGTGCTGCTCCAGGCTGAGATCAAGTGTGCCGCCGCGATAGTCGGCGACGAACAGCGGAAACCACGGACGGCGGCTCATATGGCGCTGCTCATGCGGCGGTGTCGCGGAGCCAGCGGTCGGCCGGCGCCGCGCCCGGGCCGAAGGCACGGACCGGCAGCATGTTGAAGTTCCTCGTGACGTTCTTCGCATCGGAGGAGGCACGCGGCGGCCTGAGGGCGCGCTGAAGATGCGCAGCGCAGTACGACGCATGGCCGGATCTTTCGGCGCCGCAAAAGAAGAAATCCTCGGCCTGCGGATCTCCCACCGGCCAATGGCAATCCCTGGGGCCGAGCGTCAGCAGCGTCTTGCGCTGTTCGAACGGAATGAGCGCGTCGACCACCGGCGGCACGTCGGGAATCAACGGCATGCACGGGTTGATCGTGACCGGCCACGGGCTTACGGCGCGCGGCCGCATCGAACGGGCCGGATCGTGGCGCGAAAGCTTTTTCAGACCGAGCCGCCGCGCCCGGCCGAGGACGGCGCTGCGTGTGCAGCCGCCGCCGATCAGTTCGGCGATCAGCGAAGCGGACATCCGGCCGCGGTTCTCGATGATGATGCGGTCGTGCTCCTCGCTCCAGATCATCTGCTGGCGCGGCGGCGCCGTGGCGGGGTCTTGCGATGGCATGGCTGTCCTCCGGGTCACGGGGCGATTGCTTTGTGTTCCCTTTTTGTTCTTTTACTCTAGTTGCAATTTTGGAGTCAACCAGACTTGCATCTAGTGATAGAGACCGAGCTTGCATTTAGTGTAAAATCAACCCCATGCCCGGCCGCGTTCAATTCAAGAAAACCCCTCGCCGGCCGACCTTCGTGCGGCAATGGCGCCAGTATCGCGGCCTGTCGCAGGAGCAACTCGCCGAGCGGCTGGACATGTCGGCCGCGCAATTGTCGCGGGTCGAGACCGGCAAGCAGCCTTACACGCAGGACTTCCTGGAGGCCGCGGCCGCAGCGCTGAGCACCGATGTACCAAGCCTGATCATGCGCGACCCGCTGAAGGAAGACCCGAACGACCCCAATTCGATCTGGTCGCTGTGGGACCACGCCAAGCCCGGCCAGCGCCGCATGATCGTGGACATCGCCAAGACGGTGACCAAGACGGGGACTTGAGGCGGAACGCGCCTGGGCCTTTCGCGGTCTCGATCCAAGGCCCTGCCCTGAACGTTCGAGAATCATACCGATTCATTCATCGAGGCCGATATTTTACACTAGATGCAATTTCTCTTGACGTTATTTCCATCTAGTGTAATAATCCCACCCATGCTCGATCCGGTCTATTTCCTCGAATGCGACCACGGCAAAGCCGGCTGCGACTTCACCGGCGACCGCGAATGGACCCGCCGCAACGTCGCGGACTTCGTCGTCAGCGGTGAGAAGGGCAAGGTCCTGAAGGTCCTCGAAGCCCGCGAGGACGAGCACAGGTTGACTGACGTTACCGAAGACATCGCCCGCGACATTGCCGACCGCTTCTACGCCGACCGCGAGCCGGTGCCCTACGAGCTGCAGAGCTTCCTGCACGCCCATCTCGGCGTGACATCGACGCGCAATCTGGTGCTTGCCGCATAGTCTTGACGCTGCGTGGCGTTGTTCACGCGCTGTCCGTTCTCTGAACACATATTCAGAAAATTGTTCGGAACGATTCCACACGTCTGCGCATTCTCTCCGGCGAAATACAACACCAAGGAGATCGACATGCGTAAGATCATCGCTTCCGTTATCGCGCTCGCTGTGCTGGGCATCGCGGCTCCGATCGCTGCGACTTCATCGGCCGATGCGCGGACGGTGATCATCAAGAAGGATCGAGGCCATCACTACGGCTGGAATCGGGGCCATCACTACGGCTGGAACAAGCACCGTGGGGATCGTCCGCGTCACCGTGGCACCAAGGTCATCATCCATCGCTGAGCGACGACCTGGTAAGAGGAAGCCCCGCCTTTCGAGGCGGGGCTTTCCTTTTTGAAGCTGTCTCGTTGACCGATGCGCAACCGCCGACCGGGCGCACCGCGAACTTTGAACGCTGCTAGGCGCGATGCAGCACCGGCCAGAACCGGGCTGCGACTCCGGGCCGGCCGTCTCGCTCGCCGGGAAGGAATTGCGGACGCGGGGCGTGCGGCGTAATCGCGGCAAGGTCGCGTGCCTGCCACTGCCGGCGTAACGCGTCAGCCTCGATGGCGAGATCGGCCGCGAGCTGGCGCAGCAAATTCTTGACACGCGGAAACGCACTCGCATCCGCGAGACAAATGCAGTGCGAGGAATGCCATTCCAGGAGATGCGGGAGGTCGCGCGGGCCGACGTGATTGAAACGGCTCGCGCCGAACTGATCGTCCACGCCACGTCCCCCTTGCTTGCTCAAGATACCGTCGCGATGGTGGCCTCTGGTGAGGCGAAAGTTTGACGCGACCGCGAACTTGCTGCGGTCGTGCCCAGGGAACTTCCGGCCTATACAAATACCGCCGCGCGGTACATGCTGCGTACATGGCCAAGAAAACGACCTTGAAAGCGACATCGAAAGCTGCGCCGAAGGCGGCGGCGAAAGCCGCGCCCCGGCGAAAGCGCAAGCCCACCTTCGGCATGACCTACATCCGCACGTGGCGCAAGAAGCGCGGACTGAGCCTCGAGTTTCTCGCGGTGCGCGTCGGCAAGCGAGTCGGGCACATGACACATGCAAGCCTGTCGCGGATCGAGCGCGGCCTGCAGCCTTATTCGCAGCCCATTCTCGAAGCGCTCGCCGAGGAGCTCACCTACGGTGACGTCGCAGCGCTTCTGCTGTGCGACCCGACCGAGCCCGACAACATCTGGTCGATCTGGGACCGCGCGAAGCCCGCGCAGCGCGCGCAAATGGTCGAGGCGGCCGCCGCGATTCTCAAAGCGGGGATGTAGGCTTCGGCATCGGCGGTGCGCCCGGCGTAAGGGCGAATCGAAGCAACCGAAATCAGCCGAAAAGAAAAGAGGCCGGGCAATGCCCGGCCTCTTTCGATTTGCTTGCTGATCGGGATTACATCCCGGGCCAGCCCGAGAAGCGATAGTTGATGCCGACCTTGACCACCTGAATTTCCTGCCGAACGGTCTCGTTGATGATCGTGCCGGTGCAGGGCGCGTTCAGACAGACTGTGCTGATCCCATCGTGGCCCAAGTCGATGTAGTTGTATTCGAGCTTGGCCGACCAGTTCGGCGCAAACATATGTTCGACGCCCGCGCCGACCACCCAACCCCAGCGCACTCCGCTGTTCTCGCCGAGCAGTGCGCCGCTCTGAATGTTCGAGACGCTGAATGTCCTGTCAGCAAAAGCACCGCCGCCCTTCACGTAGAACAGCGTGCGATCAGCGGCGACACCGAAGCGGCCGGTCACCGTTCCGAGTGCATCGATTTTCGAATGATGCGAGATCAGGCTGGGAGTAACAGGATCAAGATTGTCGCCCTTCAGATCGGCCCAGCCGCCATCGGCTTCGATACCGAACACCCAGATTCCAGACTGGAAGTTCGCACCGAGCGTGCCGCCCGCGAGTCCGCCGCGCGCAATGTGGCTGCCTTCGTCCTGAGCAACGGCGGCCGGGATGCTTGAGTCGAAGAACTTGCCGGTGTTGGCCCAACCGTAACCGCCATAGGCACCGATGTAGACGCCGGTCCAGGTCATCGCTACGACCTTGGCCGGAGCCTTGGTCACCATCGGCAGGTCGGCCGCTTGTGCGGCGCCCACACCCAACGCGGCGGCCAGCAAACTCGCGATGCAAATACGCATGTGAAAGCCCCCTGTTCTAATGCGAGTGATTTTAAAGCGCGAACCGACGGGAACAACCGACTGCGCGGCATTTCCCACGATTCGTGAGGGGAATGGAACAGAATCCAACTGAGCGTGGCATTCCGGCCACGATTCTCGCTTTCGCAGCGCACCCCGATATGACCGCCATCGGCATCGGCTCTGTCTTCTTGTGATAAATCAAAGACATCGCCTTCGGCCGCATGGAGACAACTTTCATCAAAAATGCAGCACCCCTGTCCAATTCCGCATGCCCGTCATGGCGTACAAAGCCTGAGAATCACGTTGGGGAGAGCACCGCATGTTTCGCTTCACGATCGCAGGACTTCTGGCAGTCCTCGCCGCTGCCGTCGCATCGCTCGCGCCGGCCGCGAATGCCGCCGAGCCGCGCATTGAGAGCCGCTTCGCCGAGGTGAACGGCGTGAAGCTGCACTATCTCGTCGCCGGGCAAGGCTCGCCCGTCATCCTGCTGCACGGCTATGCGCAGAACAGCCACATGTGGCGGCCGCTGATTCCGAAGCTCGCCGCGACTCATACCGTCATTGCGCCGGACCTTCGTGGCTTCGGCGGATCGGGCAAGCCCGCGAGCGGCTACGACAAGAAGACCATGGCGCAAGACGTCCATGCGCTTACGCAGTCGCTCGGATTGAAGCGCGTGGGCATCGCCGGCCACGACATCGGGCTGATGGTGGCCTATGCCTACGCCGCGCAATATCCCGACGAGGTCGACCGCATCGTGCTGATGGATGCGTTCCTGCCCGGCATTGGCGACACCACCGGCATCTTCCTGCTACGCGACTTGTGGCACTTCCACTTCTACGGCGAGACGCCGCTGAAGCTCGTAGCCGGCCGCGAGCGCATCTACTTCGAGCATTTCTGGAATGACTTCGCGGCCAATCCGAAAAAGTCCGTGTCTGAGACCGACCGCCGGTTCTACACCAAGGCTTACGCGCAGCCCGGCGCCATGCGCGCGGGCTTCGAGGTGTTCCGCGCCTTCGATCAGGACGCCAAGGACTTCGCCGAACTGGCGAAGACGAAGCTGAAGATGCCGATGCTGGTGCTTTCCGGCGAAAAGGCCGGAGGGCAGTTCCTGATCGATCAAGGCAAGATGGTCGCCGACAATGTCGAGGGCGTGATCGTGAAAGGCTCCGGCCACTGGCTGATCGACGAAGCGCCGGACCAGGTGATCCCGAAGCTCGTGGAGTTCTTCAAGCCGTAGAGCCCCAGGCGAGGGCTCAAAAAAAACGGAGAGCGCTGCGAACGGGACCGCGTGAGCCGCGTCGATAGTCGCGGTTAGACGATCATCTCCATCATCGCATCGACGACGCGCTGCGGCTCGAACGGCTTTGCGAAAAAGCGGCTGCCCTTGGGCAAGTCGGGAGAGGTGACGATGCCCGATGTCACCACGATCGCGACCGGCGGCCAACGGTCGCGAACCGCCGCAGCGAGCTTCACGCCGTTCATCGTTCCGGGCATGTCGACGTCCGTGAACACGATGCAGATGTCGTTTCGTGCCTCGAGAAGCCGGATTGCGGCATCGGCATTGACGGCGGTTAGCGTTCGGAATCCGGCGTCTTCGAGGAAATCTATGGCGTTGAGAAGCAGCAGCGGGTCGTCCTCCACGATGAGGACAGTCACCTTGTCGCCAGCCGGAATGGTCATGGTATCCGCTGCCTCCTAACGATCCACAATGAGAGACAGTGGCGCGCGGAAAACTGCACTGAAGCCCGTCGAAGTATAAGCGAGTTCGGCTTGGCCCGTTCCCGCAATGCCCAACTTTATCAGCCGGGTGCCGAAGCCGCCCCGTTCCGGCTCCTGGGCGGCCGGGCCGCCGAACTCCCGCCATGAGAGCACAAGATCGCTGCCGTCGATCCGCCAAGTCGTCTCAACGCCGCCTCCCGGCATCGATAGCGAGCCGTACTTGACCGCGTTGGTGGCAAGCTCGTGAACCAGCAGCGACAACGAAAGCGCCGCCTTGTCGCCGAGTCGGACGTCCGGGCCGGCCACGAAGAACCGACCTGCGTCGGCGTGCAACTCCATGACCGCCGTCAGCACGTTCCTGAGGTCGGCGCTGCTCCAGCTCGTCTGCAGCAGGATGTCATGGGCACGGCTCAAGGCCGTCACGCGCCGGTTGAACGCTTTCACCGCTTCCTTGTCGCTCGCGCCGCGCATGGTTTGGGTCGCGATGGCCTGCACCATTGTCAGAGTGTTCTTCAGCCGGTGGCTCAGCTCGTGATTGAGAACCTGCTGCCGGTCGTCCGCTTGCTTCCGCTGCGTGATGTCCTGGACAACACCAATCATGCGTACTGGCTGGCCGCGCGGATCACGAACGAGTTCGCCGCGACGGGAAATCCAGACGACGGTCCCGTCCGGCCGCTTGATCCGGTACTCGATCGTCGGCGCCAGCTGACCGAGAGCGCGCGCCGACTCGTTGGAGACGATCGCCGCATCGTCGGGATGCACCATTCGTTCGGCTGCCGATGCCGGGATGAGACGCGACACCGGCAGCCCAAAGATGATGCAGAACTGCTCGCTCGGCCGGATCTGGTTGGTCGCGATGTCGATCTCAAAAGTGCCGATCTGGCCCGCCTCTTGCGCCATCCGCAGCCGGCGCTCGTTGTCGTGCAGCCGCGCGATCAGACGCTCGCTCGCGGCCTGCCGGCGTTCGAGCGCATCCTGCTCAGTCTGCTGCTGCGCGATCGTGCCTTCGGCTTCGGATGCCGCCCTGCGCAGTTCCAGGAGCACCATGACCTGCCGCGACAGTGCCTCGAGCCCCGCCACCTGCTCCGACGTCAGGCCTTGCGGCCGAGGCTCCAGATCGATGACGCACAGCGTGCCGAGCGGCTGGCCGTCGAGCGAGCGCAAGATCGCGCCGGCATAGAACCGGATGTGCGGCTCGTCCGTGACAAGCCTGTTCCAGGCCGTTCGTCCGTCCTTGGTGAGATCGGGGATGATCAGTGTGTCGTTCTGTGCGATCGCATGTGCGCACACCGACTGCTCGATCGGCGTCTCACACATTTCGGTGCCCAACGCCGCTTTGAACCATTGGCGGTTGGATTCGACGAAGCTGACCAGCGCCACCGGCGTCTGGCATACCTGCCGCGCGAGCATCACCACGTCGTCGAACCCCGCCTCCGGCAACGTATCCAGAATGCGATAGCTGCCGAGGGTCGCAAGCCGTTGGGCATCGGTTACGATTTCGGGGATTTCAGGCATATCGAAGCTGGTTTTGGGGCGACGGGCGGTCGTCGGACTGGCCAGTATTAGGCCGAACCGGCCCGGAAAGTTCCATGCCCGCGCAAGCTCGGATTGTATCAATGCCGATCGAGCAGCGGCTTGAGCTTCGGCGCCTCGAGATTGAGCCGGATCGAATTGTCCTCGCGCGCCGCTGCGGCAGGCTCGGGCGCGGCCTGCCTTGGCAACGTCGCGTACCATTGCCGGGCTGCGCTTGCGATCGTCGCCTGCGGATTCGCCGCACAATAGTCCGCCGCCGATTTGAGCACCTGGTCGTTGGTCAGGTTGATGGCCGCCGCGCCGCCGTTTGCCGATTGGGCCGCGTTGACGCCGCTGACATAGCCGAGAAGCCAGTTCGACGCCTGGTGATAGGTGATATCGCTCGTGCGCGCGCCCTTGGTGTACTGCGCGCAGGTCACGCCCGCGGCGCCGAACTGCTTCTGCGCCAGCGCGGGCGAGGAAACCGCCAGCATCGCAGCCAGCAGCGTAAGGCGGATCTTGCATGTCATCGCGGCGTCACCTCGAGCGGAGCGAACACGCCCCACTCTACCCCGCGGCACGCCCCGCGTGAAACCGCCCGCTTCGCCCTATTGCGGCACGATGCCGGCCTCGGCGGTCACTTTCTTGAACTCCTCGCGGTCCGTGTCGAGGAACCGCGTGAACTCCTCGGGCGTATCGCCGATCGGCTCCAGCGCGCGGTCGACCAGATTCTTCTGCCTGAACTCCGGCGTCCGGATGATCTCGACGATGGCCCGGTTGATCTGCGCAATAAGAGGCTTGGGCGTCGCGCCCGGCGCCACGATGCCGAAGTAGTTCCGGTTCATGCGCTCCGTGTAGCCAAGTTCGCTCAGCGTCGGCACCTGCGGGAACAGCGGCGAGCGCTTGTCGCTGTCGACCGCAAGCCCGACCAGCGTCCCCTCGGCGATCAGCGGCGCAAAGTTCGCGCCGCCGAAGAACGCGATCGGGGTCGAGCCGTTGAGGATGCCGGTCAGCGCTTCGCCGCCGCCGCGGAATGGCACGTTCACGATGTCGATGCCGTGCTGCTTGTTGAAGCGCTGGATGAACAGCCGCTGCGCAACGGCCGGCGTCACGAAGGCGAGCGGCTTGGCCTTGGCCGCCGCCGGCAACTCCGTCAGCGACTTGATGCCGAGCGAGGCGTGCGCCACCAGCACCTGCGTGTTGAAGAACAGATTGGTCACCGGCGCCAGATCACGCCGCGTGTCATAGCCGACGTTCTTGTAGAGGAAATCGTTGTAGACCAGCGTCTCGCCGGACAAGGCGCAGAGCGTGTAGCCATCGGGCGGTGACTCGGCGCAGGCCCTCCCCGCCAGCATGAAATTGCCGCCGGGCTTTGGCTCGATGATGAAGGCCTGGCCCAGGCGCTTTTGCAGTTCCTGGGCGAGCGCACGCAGGAAGACATCGAACGTGCCGCCCGGCCCGACATTCTCGATGAACTTCACAGTGCGCGCCGGGTAGTTTTGCGCCGATGCCTGCAACGGAAGCAGCGCCGCCAACGCAAACGACAGCAAGGCTGCGCGCAACGTCCCGGGCTTCATGCCCGTGTTCTGCATAACCTCCTCCTCCTCCGTCTCACCCGATCGTCAGCCCGGCTTATGCCGGGTCTTTTTATACTACGTTCAGTTTCAAGAGCTTTGCTGCATTCTTCCAGAGGATCGCCTCGCGGCTGGCCTCCGGAATGTCCAGATCCTTGATCAGCTTGATCGCCTTGGGCTTCAGCGACGTCAGCGGCGGCGCATCGCTGCCATAGAGAATGCGGTCCGGCCCCATCCACTCCAGCACCATCTTCAGCGCCGGCTCGTTGTAGGTCACGCTGTCGATGTAAAGCCGTTTCATGTATTCGCTGGGCTTCCGCTTGATCTTCATCGGCACGTAAGGACCGAGGAAGAACGCCTCGTCGCCCAGCTCGTAGGCATAGTCCATGCGGCTGATGGTCTCGCAGATGCCGCCGCCGCCATGCGAGGCGACGAGCTTCACCTTCGGGAAGTCTTCCAGGATGCCGCGCACGATCAGGCGGCCGAGCGCGAGACACAGATCGAACGGCCGGCCGATGCTCGACGCCAGCCGATACTCGCGCATGCGCTCCTCACCGAAGCCCGCGTTCGGCGGATGGATCATCACCGGCACGTCGAGATCTTCGATCAGCTCCCAGAACGGCCGTGCCTCGTCGTCGTCGGGGTAGCTACCCTTGTGGCTCGAGTGGATGAAGACGCCCTTGAGGCCAAGCACGCGGATCGCGCGCTCGGTTTCCTTGATGAATGCCGGCCCGCCGCACGGCAGGATCGTCGCAAACGAATAGAGCACCCCCTTGTGGTCGGACTGCACCCGCGCAGCGTAGTCGGTCCACTTCTGCACGGCCGCAAGTTCTTCGCTCGCGCTCTTGCCGCGCAGATAATGCGCAGCGTTGGTCACGACGCTGACGTCAATGCCCGCTTCGTGATGCGCCCCGAGGAAATTCTCCAGCACCATGGGGCAGCCGCGTTCGCCCCAGCTTGGACCGCCCTTGCCGTCCCACGTGCCTTTGTCGTCGGCCGCTTCCTCCGGGGTGTAAATGTGTGCGTGCCAGTCGATGATCATGCGGGCCGCCTTTCTTGTTATCGAGGCCGCAATGTCGTCGCTTTGCGGTTCGCGAGCCAATCGTATTTAATGGCGGAAGATATAACCTTGCGTTATAGGTCGGCCGCCCGATGAACCTCGCCCAGTTGCGCTACTTCGTCGCCGTGGCGCGCAACAAGAGTC
The Rhodoplanes sp. Z2-YC6860 genome window above contains:
- a CDS encoding amidohydrolase family protein; amino-acid sequence: MIIDWHAHIYTPEEAADDKGTWDGKGGPSWGERGCPMVLENFLGAHHEAGIDVSVVTNAAHYLRGKSASEELAAVQKWTDYAARVQSDHKGVLYSFATILPCGGPAFIKETERAIRVLGLKGVFIHSSHKGSYPDDDEARPFWELIEDLDVPVMIHPPNAGFGEERMREYRLASSIGRPFDLCLALGRLIVRGILEDFPKVKLVASHGGGGICETISRMDYAYELGDEAFFLGPYVPMKIKRKPSEYMKRLYIDSVTYNEPALKMVLEWMGPDRILYGSDAPPLTSLKPKAIKLIKDLDIPEASREAILWKNAAKLLKLNVV
- a CDS encoding Bug family tripartite tricarboxylate transporter substrate binding protein, whose product is MQNTGMKPGTLRAALLSFALAALLPLQASAQNYPARTVKFIENVGPGGTFDVFLRALAQELQKRLGQAFIIEPKPGGNFMLAGRACAESPPDGYTLCALSGETLVYNDFLYKNVGYDTRRDLAPVTNLFFNTQVLVAHASLGIKSLTELPAAAKAKPLAFVTPAVAQRLFIQRFNKQHGIDIVNVPFRGGGEALTGILNGSTPIAFFGGANFAPLIAEGTLVGLAVDSDKRSPLFPQVPTLSELGYTERMNRNYFGIVAPGATPKPLIAQINRAIVEIIRTPEFRQKNLVDRALEPIGDTPEEFTRFLDTDREEFKKVTAEAGIVPQ
- a CDS encoding sensor histidine kinase; its protein translation is MPEIPEIVTDAQRLATLGSYRILDTLPEAGFDDVVMLARQVCQTPVALVSFVESNRQWFKAALGTEMCETPIEQSVCAHAIAQNDTLIIPDLTKDGRTAWNRLVTDEPHIRFYAGAILRSLDGQPLGTLCVIDLEPRPQGLTSEQVAGLEALSRQVMVLLELRRAASEAEGTIAQQQTEQDALERRQAASERLIARLHDNERRLRMAQEAGQIGTFEIDIATNQIRPSEQFCIIFGLPVSRLIPASAAERMVHPDDAAIVSNESARALGQLAPTIEYRIKRPDGTVVWISRRGELVRDPRGQPVRMIGVVQDITQRKQADDRQQVLNHELSHRLKNTLTMVQAIATQTMRGASDKEAVKAFNRRVTALSRAHDILLQTSWSSADLRNVLTAVMELHADAGRFFVAGPDVRLGDKAALSLSLLVHELATNAVKYGSLSMPGGGVETTWRIDGSDLVLSWREFGGPAAQEPERGGFGTRLIKLGIAGTGQAELAYTSTGFSAVFRAPLSLIVDR
- a CDS encoding HdeA/HdeB family chaperone, translated to MTCKIRLTLLAAMLAVSSPALAQKQFGAAGVTCAQYTKGARTSDITYHQASNWLLGYVSGVNAAQSANGGAAAINLTNDQVLKSAADYCAANPQATIASAARQWYATLPRQAAPEPAAAAREDNSIRLNLEAPKLKPLLDRH